A single genomic interval of Physeter macrocephalus isolate SW-GA chromosome 5, ASM283717v5, whole genome shotgun sequence harbors:
- the CCDC71L gene encoding coiled-coil domain-containing protein 71L gives MRRSVKRRRRRPPAARAAAAWGVGFRAGGGAALEAREEKVVYSRSQLSLADSTKALGDAFKLFMPRSTEFMSSDAELWSFLCSLKHQFSPHILRSKDVYGYSSCRALVPDPPGPLAARGPTRRPTSSAAARRRRRGARAPAACRRNPPPPPPPAPGESCPAKPAAPGPCFGGRTLEEIWRAATPTLTTFPTIRVGDDVWGERSLAAARRKAHQVLRVNLEPVVRLRRFPVPRA, from the coding sequence ATGCGGCGCAGCGTGAAGAGGCGGCGGCGCCGGCCCCCGGCCGCCCGGGCTGCGGCCGCCTGGGGCGTCGGCTTTAGGGCGGGAGGAGGGGCCGCGCTGGAGGCGCGGGAGGAGAAGGTGGTGTACTCGCGGTCGCAACTCTCGCTGGCCGACAGCACCAAGGCGCTGGGCGACGCCTTCAAGCTGTTCATGCCACGCAGCACGGAGTTCATGAGCTCGGATGCGGAGCTCTGGAGCTTCCTCTGCAGCCTCAAGCACCAGTTCTCCCCGCATATCCTGCGCAGCAAGGACGTCTACGGCTACTCTTCTTGCCGGGCCCTGGTCCCCGACCCCCCGGGACCCCTTGCCGCCCGCGGCCCGACGCGCAGGCCGACCTCGAGCGCGGCGGCCAGGAGGAGGCGCCGCGGAGCCCGGGCGCCCGCCGCGTGCCGGAGGaaccccccgccgccgccgccgccggcccccGGGGAGAGCTGCCCCGCCAAGCCCGCGGCGCCCGGGCCCTGCTTCGGGGGCCGCACCCTGGAGGAGATCTGGAGGGCGGCCACCCCGACGCTGACCACCTTCCCCACCATCCGCGTCGGCGACGATGTGTGGGGCGAGCGCAGCCTGGCGGCGGCGCGGCGTAAAGCGCACCAAGTCCTGCGAGTGAACCTGGAACCCGTGGTGAGGCTCCGCCGCTTCCCGGTGCCCCGGGCGTGA